The Thermogemmatispora onikobensis genome contains the following window.
AGCCGCGGCAAACAGCGTCAGAGTATCCGGTGAGGTGGGCAGCTGCGTCATCCAGAACTGGCACACCCCAGCCTGCTCGGCCTGACGAAGCCTCTCTAGAAGATGAGGCACTCCAGCGCGCCCAAAGAGCGCCAGCCCAACACGCTCACGCACCGGCTGGGGGGCACTTCCCTGCCCGTGAGCCGAAACGGTGCTCTGTTGCTGCATAAGTCTTCCTTCTTCCTTCACCTGGCACTGTCTGTGTGACAGCTACCAGCTGTTATACAAGAGGAGAGCAGCCTCAGCAGGCCCTCTCCTGCCGTGCAACATAGCCCCCAGCAAGCAGCCATGTCAAGCCAGGAGAGCGATCCCGGCGGACCGAAACCGCGCACGTAGATCAATCGTTCAAGCCAGAAGCAGACTAGCGACCAGCCAACGGCTGCTGACGCTGATTGGCCCCGGCCCGATACTCACGCATCACCAGCTCCGTCAGCTCCTCTACCGACGTCTGCCCCACCGGCTTATCCAGGGCAATGCGCCCATGCTGCAGGAGATTGACGCGATCACAGATCTCCAGCACCTGGGCATAATTGTGGGCGATCATAATGATCGAAACCTGACCCTCGCTCTTAAGCGTCCGAATCAGATTCATAATCAAACTGCCTTCCTTGGCCCCCATCGCCGCCAGCGGCTCATCCAACAGCAAGATGCGCGCCCGCGAGTAGACCGCGCGCGCAATGGCAATCGACTGGCGCTGGCCCCCTGAGAGCTGGGCCACCTCCGTATCGACCGAAGGGATATTGACCCCCATATGCCCCAGGCACTCGCGCGCCAGACGGCGCATCCGCTGATTATTGAGCAGCGGCAAAGGACTCAGCAGCGACTCACGTTTCAAGAACATGTTATGATAAACGCTCAACTCGTTAATGAGAGCCAGATCCTGATAGACAGTCTCTATACCTAGAGAACGCGCATGGGAGACCGAACGCAGGCGGACCTCCTTACCGTCGATAAAGATGCGGCCCTCATCGGGCTGCAGGAAGCCCGTCAGGATCTTGATCAGCGTTGACTTGCCGGCCCCATTGTCGCCGACCAGGCCCAGGACCTCGCCCTGACGCAGATAGAGACTGACACCATTGAGAGCTGTCACCGCCCCAAAGCGCTTGATCAGTCCCTCCGTGCGAATCACCTCTGCCATTGTGGACTCACTCATTCGCGCCCTGCCTCTCGCCATAGTCGCAGGCGAACGTTCAAAATCATCGCCACCAGGATGGCTGCCCCCAGGATAATATCAAACGTGAAGGCGCTGACTCCGAGCAGCGTAAAGCCATCGCGCAGGATCGAGAGCACGAGCGTGCCCAAGAAGGCTCCGACAATCGTGCCCAGGCCGCCGGTCAAGGCTGTTCCCCCGATGACCGCGCCGGCTACCGCCATGAACATAATGTCGGTGCCCCCCGCCAGCGGATCAATCGAGGTGATGCGGAACGCCTCCAGGGTGCCAGCGAAGCCACCGAGCACGCTACAGAGCATGAAATTGCCAATCTTGATGCGGGCCACATTCACCCCCACCTCGCTGGCCCCCAGCAGGTTGCCACCGGTTGCCACTGTGTGGAGGCCCCAGCGCGTCCAGGAAAGCACGACTTGCATGACGATGGCGATGGCGATGGCCCAGATGATCTCAGCGTAGGCAGCGTGCCCAAAAATCTCATTGACCCAACCCTCTGAGGGCGTCAAGACTGGGAAGCCCTGGGAGATGGTAAGGGTCAGACCATTGATCAGGAAGAGGGTGCCCAGGGTCGTGATGAAGGAGGGCACCTTCAGTACGACGGTAATCAGGCCGTTGAAAAGGCCCACGAGCGCGCAGACAAGCAGTCCCAGGATGAGCCCCACCAGGAGGGGCAGGCCCGCCTGGTTGGCAAAGTACATGATGAACGGCGCCAGAGCGTAGACTTGACCCACCGAGAGGTCGATCTCACCACAAATCAAGAGCATAACCTCGCCGGCGGAAATGATGGCGGTCGCAGCCACAAACTGGGAGAGCGTCCTGATGTTTTGCGTTGAAAGAAAGGCTTGATTGGAGAACTGGAAGTAAATGATCAGGGCGATGGCCACGACCACAATGCTGGCTTCACGCTGCCGCAGGAAAAGACGGGCCACTCGGAGCCAGGGATTGGGCCGCTCCGGCATCGGTTCGGGCTCCGTCTTCACCGGCGGAGCAGAAAGCACATGTTCGGCCATTGCGATGCTCCTTCTTGTTGCGTGCTATCTACCTTCTGATTGCCCTCCGCCCCCTCAAGCTCCCCCCGGCCTGCGCACACGCCGCTGCGCCACCTCGCCGGGCAGCTGGTGCTCCTCACATCTTCGCTAAGGAGCGGACAGTAATAGTATGTCCTAAAGGAGACGAATCTGTAAGTCTTTGCCGCTTTCTTGCCCCTCTTCTCTTGAGAGAAGCTATCACCCGTCAGACAGGCTCAGGGAGCCAGGCTAGAGGAGCAGCCAGCGCGCCAGACTTACAGATTCTTCGGCTGTCTACCCTCGTGCGAACGTGCTATCGGGCTGACTGCCCGCTGGCAGAACAGAGGGAGGCTAGTAGATGGTCAGCCCACGCTTGGTAGCGTCCCGGCTGGGCCTCTTCTGCTCGCACGCCTCTCTGCTCTTCACGAGCGTGGCACCAGCTGCTGCTTGGAGGAACTTCCCTCAAAGCGTGTCTGCGTGCGCAGATAAGGGCCAACGTTCTCCTTGGTAACAAAGAGCAGACCGGTGTCAGTGTCGGAAGGCGCCATCAGGCCACCCGAGAGCAGGTAGAGGAAGAGCTGAATCACCGGGTAGAAGCCCTGCAGGTAGGGCTGCTGATCAATCGTGAAATCGAGGTTGCCAGCCTGGATCTCCTGGAGGGTCTTGGTCAAGAGATCATAGCCACCACCGTGCACTCCCTTAGACGCCAGGCTGTATTTCTCCATCACCTGGGCAACGCCCTGGGTACTGCCCGCATCGACGGCAAACATGCCTTTGAGGTTGGAATGACCGAGATAGTAGGCTTCGATGCGCGACAGCTCCTCTTCCACCTGAGCCCCCGTCGCGACTTCAACAAAGTTGATCGGCGCCTTGGAGTCTAGAATGGCTTGCTTGGCCCCGTCGATCCGCGGCTGAATGTTGAGCGAGCCGGGGGTAGCAATGAAGCCCACGACGTCCCCGCTGCCGACGAGGGAGACAATACGCTGCCCCATGCGATAGCCCGACTGATAGAGGTCCTGACCGATGTAGGCCAGGCGCCGGTTCTTGCTTCCGGCTGGCGCATCGGCATTGTAGGCCACTACGGGAATACCCGCATCCAGAGCACGATTGACCGGATCGTCAAAGGCAGTGGGGTCAATGATGGAGACGGCAATGCCATCGGCCTTGGCAGCAATGGCTGCGTTGAAGGCATCTACCATTTCCTTGACAACGCTATTGGCCGAACCCGTCCATTGATAGGTGCAGCCGACGAGGGCGCAGGCATCCTGGATGCCATACTGGGTGGGGACGAAGAAGGGATTCGTGGTGACGTGATTGATGAAGACGAAGTTCCATTTCGGATGGTTGGGGAAGTTGCCCGCCACTCCCGTGGACGAGCTGCTGCTGGATGGCTGGCCACCACAGGCCGCCAGCGCCGAGGCAAGACTGGCCCCGGCTCCCCCGGCTAGCGCAGTCTGCAGCAGACGCCGTCGTCTGAGAGGAAGACGCTCGAAATACGCTGAGAAGCTTGATCCTTCCACGGCTGGACCTCCAGTTCCTTCTAGTCGCCTGACAGACAGAGCGATTGCCTGGGAAGGCTCACTCCGAGCGAGCGACGAAACTTGACAAGGAGAGCTTCCTCCTTGCACCTTGCTTGCTTTCCTCGCTTCAGTCGCTGTGCTTGCTGGTTGGCTTGCGCTCTCTTTCTCCCGGTTCCCTACGACCTCGTACGGGTGCTCGTCCTTCTCCATTCTCAACATCGATACTTGTCTATTTAGCGATGAGTGGAGATCGTTGCGTTGGTGCCGGGTCACCCACCTCCTTCCTTTGGAGCATTGAGCATCTCGCCCTGACCAGGGCAGGTGCTCGGCGGCAGGTCCGAGCCTGTGCCGCTATAGCCCAGTGCCCGGTGCACGTCCTCGGTTGTCAAGACAATGAGTTCGCGCATCGCCTCCTCAGCAGCCAGTTCCTGGCCCTGGCGAATGGCCTCGGCAACGCGCCGATGGAGCGGCATCGTACGCCGATTGGCTCCTGGCAGGCGCGCTGTCACGAGGCGGCTGGCGCGCAGAGGCGCTGCCAGTGTGGCCACAATGCGCTGTAACAGCTCGTTGTGAGCTGCGGCACAGATGGCGCTGTGAAAAGCCAGGTCGGCCTCAATATACGGCTCGGCCTCTTCAACCAGCTCCTCCAGCCGGCCACACGCTCGCTCAATGGTCTCTATCTCTTCGGCAGTCGCCCGTGAGGCCGCCAGTCGCGCCGTCATCGGCTCAAACATGAGGCGCACTTCACAGATCGCCTCCAAAAAGGCTGGATCGGGCCCCACCTCGTACTGCCAGGTCAGCACCTCTGGATCAAGCAAGTTCCAGTTGGCCCGGGGACGCACGCGAGTCCCCGTCCGTGGGCGCGCTTCAATTAACCCTTTCTCCGCCAGCACTTTGAGCGCTTCGCGCAACACTGGACGGCTGACGTTGAACTGCTGGCTCAGCTCAGGTTCGCTCAAAAGGGCATCCCCCGGTTGAAATTCCTTGCGCATGATACTCAGCCCGATCTCCCGCACGACCTGCGCAGACAGGTTTTGCCGCCTGAGCGAACGGAAGGTTCTTGCCATCTGCCTCCATAATTGTCATACAATTTAACGGTATGATAATATAGGATAGGGTCTCTGTCAAGCCATCTGCTGGCTGATGGAGTCCACTTGGTGGCGCCGTTCACTGTCGATCACCTCGAAGAGGAGCTAGCGGGTACCGGTATGAAAATCGTTGATGTCAAGACCCATGTGATGGGCACCGCCTGGCGTAATCTGACCTTTGTGCGCGTGATTACCGATGAGGGACTGGAGGGGGTCGGTGAGGTGCGTATGCTCAATCATACGGATGCCCTGTTGGGCTATCTGGCTGAGGCTGTGCCCAACCATGTGCTCGGCCATGATCCCTGCCGTATCGAGGATCTGGTGCAGCGCATGTATCGCAACGATTATGCCCGCGCCGGCGAGATCGCTATGTCGGCCATTGCGACTATCGAGATCGCTTGCTGGGATATCGTGGGCAAGGTCCTGGGGCGCCCGGTCTATGAGCTGCTGGGTGGCCCGGTCCGCGAGCGCATTAAGGCCTATGCCAATGGCTGGTATACGGTCGAGCGCACACCCGAGGAGTTCCACCGGGCAGCGCAGCGGGTGGTTGAGCGCGGCTATCGCGCCTTAAAGCTCGATCCCTTTGGCTCGGGTTTCTACGAGCTGGAGCCGGAGGAGAAGCGCAAGGCTGTGGCGCTGGTGGAGGCAGTGCGCGATGCTGTCGGCCCAGATGTGGAGCTGCTGATCGAGATGCATGGACGCTTTAATCCAGCCACGGCGGTCGAAATGGCCCGGGAGCTGGCCCCCTTTCAGCCTTCCTGGATTGAGGAGCCGGTCCCTCCCGAAAATCTGGCGGCTCTCAAGAAGGTAGCCGAGCAGGTGACGCTTCCGGTCGCCACAGGCGAACGCTTGCATACGCGCTACGATTTCCGCCCGCTCTTTGAGCTGCAGGCTGCCGATATTATTCAGCCCGACATTACGCACTGTGGCGGGCTGCTGGAGGTGCGGAAGCTGGCCGCCTGGGCCGAGTGCTACTATATGCTGGTAGCCCCTCATAATGTCGGTGGCCCGGTCTCGACAGCGGCGGCGCTCCATCTGGCCGCCGTGACGCCCAATTTTAAGATCCAGGAGCATTTTAACGATCTCAATGAAGAGTGGGTCAAGCAGGCTGCCCCTGGCAACCCCGAGGTGGTCGATGGCTATTTCTCTCTGCCGCAAGGGCCGGGCCTGGGGGTGACGCTCGATGAGGCTTTCGTAGCTGCCCACCCACGCCAGCGCATTTTCTTTAATCTCTTCGCGGAAAACTGGCATCTGCGCCAGGCGGTACAGCCGCCGGTGACAGGATCTGCCGCCGCCGCTCCTGCTTCTTCTTCTGGCGCTGGCGAGCAGCCCCCGTCACCGCCAGCCTCGCAATCGATGGCCGAGGCGGATGGCAACGTCGAGGGCCTCTGACCAGTCGACCCTCTGAGATTAGATGGGCTGGAGCAGGACGGTCATGAGCAGGGCCGCGCCAGCTCCGGCCAGAGTCCACAGCAGTGACCATGGCTCGCCAGGGCGCTGACTCGCCGGCAAGAGATGGCTGGCCCCTAGATAGAGGAGGAAGCCGCTAAAGAAGCCAAGGTAGCGCGGCAGGAGCACGGTCGGCAGGCTGATCCAGATGGTCGCCAGGGTCCCCAGCAGGGGCGTGCAGGCGAAGAAGAGCAGCCAGGCAAATGCTTGTCGGCGACTGCTACGGTTGGCCAGTAAGAGGACGACAGCGTTGAGGCCCTCAACAAGATTGTGGAGGATGATGGCCCCGGCCAGGAGCAGCCCGGTGGCAGGGTTGACGACGAATCCCAGACTGATGGTCGCTCCTTCCAGGAGGCGATGCAGTGAGAAGAAGAGCACAGAGACCACTCCCAGCAGGGGCCGGGGCGCGCCGTTGGCCGAGGCCTCCTGCTGACCCGCTTGCCAGTGCAAGGCCAGCCTTTCGAGGAGATGAAAGGTGAAGAAACCGCTGGCCAGGGCCGCGAAGGCGGCAAAGCGCTCGCCCGGAAGAAGCGTTAGCACACTGAAGAGGCGCGGCAGCCATTGAAAGGTCGCCAGACCAACGAGGGCGCCAGCTGCGAAGGCTATAACCTGCTGAAGCTGTTCCCGTTGCCTCAAGGCAACGATCCCCCCTGCGCAGGTGGAGCAGAAGGCGATAATCGAGAGCAGAATGGTGCTCATCCAGGTCCTCACTCCTGAACTGGAAGATGCCGATTGAGAGGTCCGCCGCGCTGTCAACGCTGGCGCCAGCAGGAGGCCACATCGTCCTGGCCCCTCCCCTAACAGTGATACCATATTGTTCCTTTTCAAAGCAATGCATTTCTGATGCTGTTGCTCCTGAAAATAGCTTGCTTGCTTGTTGGGAACCACGGCCAGGGGACCAGCCTGCAGGCAGAGAGGCGAAGCCGGAGCTGGTGAAAACTGGGAGCGAGCGCAAGGGCCAGGGGAGTGCGCGGAGACGAGGAAGGGCGGCAAGACCGCTGGCGCCAGCGCCGTCGTGTCAGGCGCTGGGCCGGTTCGGTCGGGACTGCTCTGCCCTGCTCTCAGACAGCATTGGGGGCGCTCAGCAAGGCATCGATGGCCGCGGTCAGCGTCTGAAGCTTAAAGGGCTTTTCGACCACAATGGCCCGGGGTGCGATGCTTTTCGCTTGTTCAATCTCGCTGGCTGGCGCCGCGGTGCAGAGAATGAGCGGGAGATTGCGCGTGTGGGGATGGGCCCGCAGCTGACGGAGTACGTCTTCTCCTGCCATATCGGGCATGTAGAGGTCGAGAATGAGGAGATCGATCGGCAGCGGGTCAGAGACGTGCCCTTCAGCTTCTTCCCCAGCTGGCCCCTCAGCAAGGAGCGCCGCCAGGCACTCGCGGGGATGTCGATAATGTACCACGCGATGACCAGCAAAGTCGAGAAAAGTTACGCAGAGCTTTGCAATGCGCGGATTATCTTCTAGCAGGCCAACCTGCGCCATGTTGCTACCTTCTTACTGATGCAAGCAGAGCTGCTGCTCGCTCTTCGAAGAAACAAAGGGATACAGACAACACCCTGCAACTGTGGTGATGGTTCTCCTTTGCTTAACACATCCCGTTCAAGATTGTAGTGTTCTTGATAGACGCATGTCAAGATAGTGTTGCACTTGCGAGGGGGAGAAGATGGGGCAGGCCTTGTCTCGACGGGTCGGCCCCGATGCTGTACAATGCCTTCAGACGAGGCAGTCCGCCGCTGCACTGCTGCCGTCCTGCCGCCCTGAAGCGCCGTTACCACGCTGTCCCTCGCTGGGTTCTGCTCTCACGCAGGAGAGCCTGCCCTACCCCGGTCGGCTCTTGTTGGGTGAGTGTGGTGTGGTCTGCCACCATAGGGCTGAGGGAGAGAGCCAGAGCGGCGCCGGGCGAGCCAGCAATCAGGATGCGAGTGTCACAAGGAACGTATGAGCGAGAGCGAACAGGAACAGGGCCAATTGCACCCCGTGAGTGTGGTCCGCTTCGGCCTGGGGAAGGAAATTCAGCTCTATCCAGAGGAGCTGGCGGTGGTGAAACGCGAGGAGGGTGAGGAGACGCGCATCCCACTGGCGCAGATCCAGCGTCTGATTCTGATGCCGGGCGATCCGAATCCCGCCAGGTTGATCTTGTTGGCCGATCTTGACGAGAATGAGACCGTGATGCTGGCTGAGGGGATGAGTAATGTGCGCGATTTTCGGGCCATGCTGCCGCACTTGCGCGAGCTGGCCCCGCATATTCAGTTTGATCCTCCCGATATGGAGGAGCAGCTGCGCCAGGCGCTCAATACGCGCCGCGCCTGGACGTTGACCTGCTATGGCGCCATTCTCCTGGTCTGCATCTTACTCTATTTGATTTATTTGCTGGTGGCCTATATCGGCAGTCACCACCCATGAGGGCCTCGTATCCGGTACGAGGCCCTGCCCTGCCCTGCCCGCGAAGCGGAGCAGGCCGCAACAGGGCAGGGAGAGGCGCGGCCTGCTTCCCTCCTGACAGTGCGTTAGGGCTGGCCAGGAGCAGGAGGTCCGTCCTGCCGATACGGCGGGCGGGGAGACGATAGCGGTGGCTCTCGTTCCTCCTGCTGGGCAGGCGACTGAGACTGCTTCCCCTCTCCCGCCGAGGTCCGTAGCGCACCGAGGAGTCCACGCCGATGACGGCGGTTGCTGCGCGTGAGCCAGTAGAGCAAGGCGAAAAAGGCAACAGCCAGGAGGAGAGGGAGCAGGGCGTTGGTGTTCCAGCCACCGCTGCTGCCTGGGA
Protein-coding sequences here:
- a CDS encoding FadR/GntR family transcriptional regulator, whose product is MARTFRSLRRQNLSAQVVREIGLSIMRKEFQPGDALLSEPELSQQFNVSRPVLREALKVLAEKGLIEARPRTGTRVRPRANWNLLDPEVLTWQYEVGPDPAFLEAICEVRLMFEPMTARLAASRATAEEIETIERACGRLEELVEEAEPYIEADLAFHSAICAAAHNELLQRIVATLAAPLRASRLVTARLPGANRRTMPLHRRVAEAIRQGQELAAEEAMRELIVLTTEDVHRALGYSGTGSDLPPSTCPGQGEMLNAPKEGGG
- a CDS encoding response regulator, whose protein sequence is MAQVGLLEDNPRIAKLCVTFLDFAGHRVVHYRHPRECLAALLAEGPAGEEAEGHVSDPLPIDLLILDLYMPDMAGEDVLRQLRAHPHTRNLPLILCTAAPASEIEQAKSIAPRAIVVEKPFKLQTLTAAIDALLSAPNAV
- a CDS encoding sugar ABC transporter substrate-binding protein, whose product is MEGSSFSAYFERLPLRRRRLLQTALAGGAGASLASALAACGGQPSSSSSSTGVAGNFPNHPKWNFVFINHVTTNPFFVPTQYGIQDACALVGCTYQWTGSANSVVKEMVDAFNAAIAAKADGIAVSIIDPTAFDDPVNRALDAGIPVVAYNADAPAGSKNRRLAYIGQDLYQSGYRMGQRIVSLVGSGDVVGFIATPGSLNIQPRIDGAKQAILDSKAPINFVEVATGAQVEEELSRIEAYYLGHSNLKGMFAVDAGSTQGVAQVMEKYSLASKGVHGGGYDLLTKTLQEIQAGNLDFTIDQQPYLQGFYPVIQLFLYLLSGGLMAPSDTDTGLLFVTKENVGPYLRTQTRFEGSSSKQQLVPRS
- a CDS encoding ABC transporter permease, with product MPERPNPWLRVARLFLRQREASIVVVAIALIIYFQFSNQAFLSTQNIRTLSQFVAATAIISAGEVMLLICGEIDLSVGQVYALAPFIMYFANQAGLPLLVGLILGLLVCALVGLFNGLITVVLKVPSFITTLGTLFLINGLTLTISQGFPVLTPSEGWVNEIFGHAAYAEIIWAIAIAIVMQVVLSWTRWGLHTVATGGNLLGASEVGVNVARIKIGNFMLCSVLGGFAGTLEAFRITSIDPLAGGTDIMFMAVAGAVIGGTALTGGLGTIVGAFLGTLVLSILRDGFTLLGVSAFTFDIILGAAILVAMILNVRLRLWREAGRE
- the dgoD gene encoding galactonate dehydratase gives rise to the protein MKIVDVKTHVMGTAWRNLTFVRVITDEGLEGVGEVRMLNHTDALLGYLAEAVPNHVLGHDPCRIEDLVQRMYRNDYARAGEIAMSAIATIEIACWDIVGKVLGRPVYELLGGPVRERIKAYANGWYTVERTPEEFHRAAQRVVERGYRALKLDPFGSGFYELEPEEKRKAVALVEAVRDAVGPDVELLIEMHGRFNPATAVEMARELAPFQPSWIEEPVPPENLAALKKVAEQVTLPVATGERLHTRYDFRPLFELQAADIIQPDITHCGGLLEVRKLAAWAECYYMLVAPHNVGGPVSTAAALHLAAVTPNFKIQEHFNDLNEEWVKQAAPGNPEVVDGYFSLPQGPGLGVTLDEAFVAAHPRQRIFFNLFAENWHLRQAVQPPVTGSAAAAPASSSGAGEQPPSPPASQSMAEADGNVEGL
- a CDS encoding ATP-binding cassette domain-containing protein, translating into MAEVIRTEGLIKRFGAVTALNGVSLYLRQGEVLGLVGDNGAGKSTLIKILTGFLQPDEGRIFIDGKEVRLRSVSHARSLGIETVYQDLALINELSVYHNMFLKRESLLSPLPLLNNQRMRRLARECLGHMGVNIPSVDTEVAQLSGGQRQSIAIARAVYSRARILLLDEPLAAMGAKEGSLIMNLIRTLKSEGQVSIIMIAHNYAQVLEICDRVNLLQHGRIALDKPVGQTSVEELTELVMREYRAGANQRQQPLAGR
- a CDS encoding ZIP family metal transporter, encoding MSTILLSIIAFCSTCAGGIVALRQREQLQQVIAFAAGALVGLATFQWLPRLFSVLTLLPGERFAAFAALASGFFTFHLLERLALHWQAGQQEASANGAPRPLLGVVSVLFFSLHRLLEGATISLGFVVNPATGLLLAGAIILHNLVEGLNAVVLLLANRSSRRQAFAWLLFFACTPLLGTLATIWISLPTVLLPRYLGFFSGFLLYLGASHLLPASQRPGEPWSLLWTLAGAGAALLMTVLLQPI